Within the Miscanthus floridulus cultivar M001 chromosome 17, ASM1932011v1, whole genome shotgun sequence genome, the region CATTCTCGTCTCCGATAAGAACACCAGGCGGGGACTTTTAGCCCCTACGAAGGTGCAGCCCAAACCTCACTTTCTGCTCTTTTTTCGGGAGCAAGCAGTCCTTCTCCACATGCCCCACATGACCACAATATCTGCAAAATTTTGGAATTCTCTCATACTTGACATGGAGACGAAGCATATCTCCAGTTTTCTCATCTTGCACCTTCAGCCACCTCGTCAAGGGTTTATCCACAGACATGAGAACCCTGATACGCATATGGTCATCCCAAAACCGCCCTTTCGAGTCTTTGCCTACTACCACCACTTTACCAACATTACTCCCAAGAATCTGGCCTGTCCCCTCGTTCATCAGATTGAGAGGCATGTCCTCAATTCGTATCCAGATTGGCATCAAATTTAAAACAACATCCGATGGACGAAGCTTACCATCATAAGCAGCAACGAGAAGAGGATCACCACGGTAGATCCATGGCCCCCCTTGCAGCACATAGTTCTTGTCTCCATCCGATCTCAACTCAATAAGGAACCGATTGTCCCTTAGCCTCTTGATATCAGGAGTGTAGTTTAAACGCCAGGCATTGTTCATGGTCTCGAACAATCCCATGAAGCTATATCCACGTACAGTAAAGAAACGGCCGATGATCACAAACTGGTGGGCTGCTGCGGCATCTGCCGCATCGAAGTCAAGGACGATCGGTGGTgagtcgtcctcctcctcctctgaaaGCAGCCCCTGATCTTCAATCTCATCCTCATCCATGGCGCCGCCAGCCTCCAATGGACCTTTGTCCGCCCGAGAGCCACTTCCTGTCTCCATCACCGCGGCCAGGGTCAAGAGGAACGCCTCCACAAACGAGCTCAGGTGGGAGATGGCTGCTTTTCGTTGTGGAAGAGCGAAACTCTAAAACCTAGATGAGACCGCTGTGAGAGAAAGCTGCGAAAGAACCTCGCCAAAACCCTTCTGTACCGAAGGGAGATACCCACTCAAACAGATAACCCAGCTGGGAGGAGGCAGGAACTCCTCCTATCGTGAGGAAGACGGACTTCCTCCGTCAAACCCTAGTCGGCGCAAGAGGAGATGTAGCGCTATTTGTGTGCTTGTTGGTTCTAAAGGACTATGTCTTCTTGGTTTTGATGGGAAAGCTAAGGGTTGGTTTTGTCGTCCTAGTAACGACACCAAGAGGAACTGACGAGAGTTTAACATAGGGATATGTTACCGCCTATTTGGTTCCGCGTATACGCGCATTACGACTGAGAGAAGCGATCGAATCCCACCAAACGCCTCGCATCGGTCGCGTGTTTGATGGCCGCCCACCACGCGATACGCGGGAAAATGACCTGCTCAATCCGAAATCGCGAACGTAGCTCCCGCGCCGCATTGGCGTTATCGCGGTCGCGCGTTCGAATCCCGCGGAACCAAATAGGGCCTTAAGCTCTCGGATTAAGGGCATAATAGTCCAGGTAACCACCGGGGCCACACCTATCGGACCCTCTAGCAAAGCAGGGTATGACTCGTAGGTCCGCAAACAGCCTCTCCGGGGGAATTCCCAGTGTCAAAACAGCAAGCTAAGAGAGGTTACTTCTACTCGAGATTGAATAGGAAAATCGAGAGTGAATAGGGGGAGCAGGTTACTTCTGCTCCCCACCGTAGGTTAAAAACACAAATCACCTAGGAGAATAATACTTAGACCCTGTTTTGTTTCCAGAAATCAAGAGAAATTGAAAAGGAATATAATATTGGTTTCAATTTGAGATCCAGATATTGGTTGTAATTTGGGATTCAAATAGTTTAGGAGAAACTCGAGGCTTGAGCAGTTGAGCGGTGGAGCGGAGCAAAGCGCTCCGTCCTCAGGCCCGGCTAAACAGCCCTCCCTCAGTGCCCTGCGTCTCTCTCCCTTCTTGAGCCACCAGCAAAGCCACTAGCCCGGAACCTGCTCACCCTCCCATCCATCATGTACTATGCTGAATTGACATTAACTTGTCTCAAAACTGCACTTCCTTTTAACTCTCAGACAACACGTACAAATATTTTGAGCGTCATATCACCTTATGCCTGACCCAAACCAAGTTCATTTTTCATCGCAACAAAGAAAATGCCTCACCTTGGAACACTGTACTTTCAGATGGATTGGTTCGATTCCCGTACCTCAGAACAGTGTTCCACTTGCTTGTTGACCTCAAATGTCACTCTGCCATATCCAGGGTTGCACGTTTTGTTTTGTGATAATATAGGCCAAGTATGTGCAGTTACATGCAATCGATTAAAATGTACCAAATgaataaatttatttagttatttaaaTTTACTCAAACGAAACTGATACCGCTCTCCATGAAAATTCTGGACATCTGAATTTCCCCCCAGTGGCCTTCTCTAGACAAAAGGACCATGTCCCAAATAACAGTATCAGACGTGTAGGGCCGAAGTTCCCGTGGAACCACTCAAATAATTATTTGGTTACCCTTCGCTTTCTAGCGGTAGTAGTGGTGCAGAACTTAACCCCACAAGATTAAGTTGTTACATAAACTGGGCTGCTTTGCCCAGCCGACCAACAAGTCTCAAGCCACTACAAGCAATGACGGCCATAGAAGGTCAGACATACTGAACCCCGTCACCCTCAATCACCTCTCCAATGTGATAAGCAGGATTTGATCCATGGGTGTCTTCGATAATTCTGTCCGCTGGCTCTCTGCTTACCACAAGAACCATTCCAATGCCCATATTGAATGTTCGCCGCATCTCTGCATCATCAATGTTTCCAACCTACAAAATATGTAATGATAGATGTTAAAGGTATCTAGATCTAGGTACAGAGTATCTATCCAGCACATGCAGATGCTGAAAATCATAGGTGAAGCTTGAGGATCATTTGTTCTTGCCTGTTGAAGCCAGTTGAAGACAGGAGGCACTTCCCATGACCCAGTAAAAATTTTTGCCCCAAGTCCAGAAGGAAACACTCTTGGGATATTGTCAGTAAAACCACCACCAGTGATGTGCGCTAGTCCTTTCACACCACCTTTCTTAATAATCTCAAGCACCTTTTTCATTTCAAACAATTTAGATTAAAATTTCTGTAAAAGTCTGAAGGAAATATGAGATATAGATACACATAAGAAAACCCAACCTGCTTAACATAGATGACAGTTGGTGCCATCAGAGCTTCACCAACAGTAGTTGTTATGCCATCATTTCTTGGGAGCTGGTCACTCAAGGAAAGTCCGCTTTTCTCCAGTACCCTTGAACGTTAAGGGTTTTCAACCATCATTAACCAGATACATATAATGTTCAACAAATAAGAAGTAGGAagagataaataaataaataaataaataaataaataaccatcaTTAACCAGAAACAAGCAGAATTCAAAAAGGTACAATACCTTCTAACAAGAGAGAACCCGTTAGAATGAACCCCACTGGAAGGAAGACCTATAAGGACATCTCCCATAGCAATGCTTTTTCCATCAATGACTTTATCCTTCTTCACAACACCCACAGCAAAACCACTTAGATCATATTCACCCTCTGCATAGAAACCAGGCATTTCTGCTGTCTGTAATGATCAATTATTCAACAATCAGTTCAACTGTTTTTGGCTTTTCATAAAAAGTATACAGATGCAATGCTTCATGTGGATTCATTTGAATTGATATGGAATTAAAGGtataaaaagcaaaaaaaaatcagAATATTTTGTTACACTGATATTATTAATCAACAAGCATAAACA harbors:
- the LOC136517475 gene encoding phosphoribosylformylglycinamidine cyclo-ligase, chloroplastic/mitochondrial-like is translated as MTTDRLLHFLRAPTSSAAAASTRSARWGPPQRQRVHFCQGAAGMRRASVSCSSTGSGGEGGLTYKDAGVDIDAGAELVRRIARMAPGIGGFGGLFPYNDDYLVASTDGVGTKLKLAFETGIHDTIGIDLVAMSVNDIVTLGAKPLFFLDYYATSKLDVDLAEKVIKGIRDGCEQSDCALLGGETAEMPGFYAEGEYDLSGFAVGVVKKDKVIDGKSIAMGDVLIGLPSSGVHSNGFSLVRRVLEKSGLSLSDQLPRNDGITTTVGEALMAPTVIYVKQVLEIIKKGGVKGLAHITGGGFTDNIPRVFPSGLGAKIFTGSWEVPPVFNWLQQVGNIDDAEMRRTFNMGIGMVLVVSREPADRIIEDTHGSNPAYHIGEVIEGDGVQYV
- the LOC136515491 gene encoding uncharacterized protein translates to METGSGSRADKGPLEAGGAMDEDEIEDQGLLSEEEEDDSPPIVLDFDAADAAAAHQFVIIGRFFTVRGYSFMGLFETMNNAWRLNYTPDIKRLRDNRFLIELRSDGDKNYVLQGGPWIYRGDPLLVAAYDGKLRPSDVVLNLMPIWIRIEDMPLNLMNEGTGQILGSNVGKVVVVGKDSKGRFWDDHMRIRVLMSVDKPLTRWLKVQDEKTGDMLRLHVKYERIPKFCRYCGHVGHVEKDCLLPKKEQKVRFGLHLRRG